A window of Panicum virgatum strain AP13 chromosome 8K, P.virgatum_v5, whole genome shotgun sequence contains these coding sequences:
- the LOC120643354 gene encoding caffeoylshikimate esterase-like isoform X2, producing MSLFACRWLPGKRWTTKQGPPKALIFLCHGYAVECGVTMRGTGERLARAGYAVYGLDYEGHGRSDGLQGYVPDFQALVQDCDDYFASVVRRSHVRRFFLLGESMGGAVALLLHRARPDFWAGAVLVAPMCKIADDMRPHPVVVNILRAITSIIPTWKIVPTADVIDAAYRMQEKRDEIRGNPYCYKDKPRLKTAFELLKVSLDVEANLLHKVSLPFLIVHGGADKVTDPSVSELLYQSAASQDKTLKLYPGMWHALTSGESPNNIRTVFQDIIAWLDHRSISMEDLPAEVEQKARHDDHHHHAAGNTK from the exons GCATGCAGATGGCTGCCTGGGAAGAGGTGGACGACGAAGCAGGGCCCTCCCAAGGCGCTCATCTTCCTCTGCCATG GTTACGCTGTGGAGTGCGGCGTTACCATGCGCGGCACCGGCGAGCGTCTGGCCCGTGCCGGCTACGCCGTGTACGGCCTCGACTACGAGGGCCACGGCCGCTCCGACGGCCTGCAGGGCTACGTGCCAGACTTCCAGGCCCTCGTCCAGGACTGCGACGACTACTTCGCCTCCGTCGTCCGCCGCTCCCACGTCCGCAGGTTCTTCCTTCTCGGCGAGTCCATGGGCGGCGCCGTcgctctcctcctccaccgcgctcgCCCCGACTTCTGGGCCGGCGCCGTGCTGGTGGCGCCCATGTGCAagatcgccgacgacatgcgGCCTCACCCGGTGGTCGTCAACATCCTGAGGGCCATCACCTCCATCATCCCCACCTGGAAGATCGTGCCCACCGCCGACGTCATCGACGCCGCCTACAGGATGCAGGAGAAGAGGGACGAGATCCGGGGCAACCCCTACTGCTACAAGGACAAGCCGCGACTCAAGACCGCCTTCGAGCTGCTCAAGGTCAGCTTGGACGTCGAGGCCAACCTCCTGCACAAG GTGTCGTTGCCGTTCCTGATCGTACACGGCGGTGCGGACAAGGTGACGGACCCTTCGGTGAGCGAGCTGTTATACCAATCGGCGGCGAGCCAGGACAAGACGCTCAAGCTCTACCCAGGCATGTGGCACGCCCTCACCTCTGGTGAGTCGCCCAACAACATCCGCACTGTTTTCCAAGATATCATCGCTTGGCTGGACCACAGATCCATCTCGATGGAGGACCTGCCAGCAGAGGTGGAGCAGAAGGCCAGGCAtgacg